A single genomic interval of Candidatus Methylomirabilota bacterium harbors:
- the rsmB gene encoding 16S rRNA (cytosine(967)-C(5))-methyltransferase RsmB, which produces MSRPSPARVVATRVLERVTADEAFADLALDGELDRRRLTARDRALATELVYGTLRWQRYLDWILAPHSKRPLEALDPLPLVLLRVTAYQIAFLERVPAFAAVNDAVSLARHAKPGVDAFVNAVMRSFARRGAREREPRLPADPVEALAIRCSFPTWLTARWVERYGAEAEDLMRSMNERPPLTLRANTLRLPRERLAERLGREEGVHTRLTALAPQGVIVDHAGSPAGWRSFTEGLFAIQDEGSMLVTHLLEPVAGQTVADVCAAPGTKTTQLAQLMDNRGRILAFDPQPRRLGLVADAAARLGVTIVEALAGTAEALAPAFVDRCDAVLVDAPCSSLGVLRRNPEVKWRRRPSDIGAAAARQRAILAAAATMVRPGGRLVYATCSLEPEENDDVTRAWLSARPDFRPDPPTAFPIPLADGTLRCLPHRYGTDGFTAVRFRRIV; this is translated from the coding sequence GTGAGCCGCCCGTCCCCCGCCCGCGTGGTGGCCACGCGGGTGCTCGAGCGGGTCACTGCCGACGAGGCCTTCGCCGATCTCGCCCTGGACGGCGAGCTCGATCGTCGACGGCTCACGGCGCGCGACCGCGCGCTCGCCACCGAGCTGGTCTACGGCACCCTGCGCTGGCAACGGTACCTGGACTGGATCCTGGCTCCTCACAGCAAGCGGCCGCTCGAGGCACTCGACCCCTTGCCGCTGGTCCTGCTGCGCGTGACGGCCTACCAGATCGCGTTCCTGGAGCGCGTACCCGCGTTCGCCGCCGTCAACGACGCGGTGAGCCTGGCCCGTCACGCCAAGCCTGGCGTGGACGCCTTCGTGAACGCCGTGATGCGATCTTTCGCCCGTCGCGGGGCGCGGGAGCGGGAGCCGCGCCTGCCGGCTGATCCCGTCGAGGCGCTGGCCATCCGCTGCTCCTTTCCCACCTGGCTGACGGCGCGCTGGGTGGAGCGCTATGGCGCCGAGGCCGAAGACCTGATGCGGTCGATGAACGAGCGCCCGCCCCTCACCTTGCGGGCCAACACGCTGCGGCTTCCGCGCGAGCGCCTGGCCGAACGGCTGGGCCGCGAGGAAGGGGTGCACACCCGGCTCACCGCGTTGGCACCGCAGGGGGTGATCGTCGACCACGCAGGCTCGCCCGCAGGCTGGCGGTCCTTCACGGAAGGGCTCTTCGCCATCCAGGACGAAGGCTCCATGCTGGTGACGCACCTTCTCGAGCCTGTCGCGGGGCAGACCGTCGCCGACGTGTGCGCGGCCCCGGGCACCAAGACAACCCAGCTCGCGCAGCTGATGGACAACCGTGGCCGGATCCTCGCGTTCGACCCCCAGCCGCGCCGACTGGGTCTGGTGGCCGACGCGGCCGCTCGCCTGGGCGTGACGATCGTGGAGGCGCTCGCCGGCACCGCGGAGGCGCTGGCGCCCGCGTTCGTCGATCGCTGCGATGCGGTGCTGGTCGATGCCCCTTGCTCGAGCCTGGGGGTGCTGCGGCGCAACCCCGAGGTCAAGTGGCGGCGCCGGCCCTCCGACATCGGCGCCGCCGCCGCTCGTCAGCGGGCCATCCTGGCCGCGGCGGCGACGATGGTCCGCCCCGGCGGGCGGTTGGTCTACGCCACCTGCTCGCTGGAGCCGGAAGAGAACGACGACGTGACGAGGGCCTGGCTGAGCGCGCGGCCCGACTTTCGGCCCGATCCGCCGACCGCCTTCCCCATCCCGCTGGCCGACGGCACGCTGCGGTGCCTGCCTCACCGCTACGGCACCGACGGGTTCACGGCGGTGAGGTTCCGCCGTATAGTGTGA
- the trmD gene encoding tRNA (guanosine(37)-N1)-methyltransferase TrmD produces MRIDIVTLFPDMVEPVLSQSMIGRARQRGLVDIQVVNLRDYAEGKHRQTDDAPFGGGGGMVLKPEPLFSAVEALRTPTARVILMDPRGRLFTQQMAWELSEVRHVILLAGRYEGVDERVSDRLADDAVSIGDYVLTGGEIPALVVADAVIRLLPGVLGGEAAAERESFAGALLEPPQYTRPEEFRGARVPPVLLSGDHARIARWRRTQALYRTWRCRPELLERATLDAEDRRLLDAFRRGEKPE; encoded by the coding sequence ATGCGGATCGACATCGTCACCCTCTTCCCCGACATGGTCGAGCCGGTCCTGAGCCAGTCGATGATCGGGCGGGCCCGGCAGCGCGGACTCGTTGACATTCAGGTGGTGAATCTCCGAGACTACGCGGAGGGCAAGCACCGGCAGACCGACGACGCTCCGTTCGGCGGGGGCGGGGGGATGGTGCTCAAGCCCGAGCCCCTCTTCTCCGCCGTCGAGGCGCTCCGGACCCCGACGGCCCGGGTGATCCTGATGGATCCGCGCGGCCGGTTGTTCACACAGCAGATGGCCTGGGAGCTGTCCGAGGTGAGGCACGTGATCCTCCTGGCCGGGCGTTACGAGGGGGTGGACGAGCGCGTCAGCGACCGGCTGGCCGACGACGCCGTCTCGATCGGTGATTACGTGCTGACGGGGGGCGAGATTCCTGCGCTGGTGGTGGCGGATGCCGTCATCCGGCTCCTGCCCGGCGTCCTGGGAGGCGAGGCGGCAGCCGAGCGCGAGTCGTTCGCCGGCGCGCTGCTGGAGCCGCCACAGTACACGCGGCCCGAAGAGTTCCGCGGGGCCCGGGTGCCGCCGGTGCTGCTCTCGGGCGACCACGCGCGCATCGCGCGATGGCGGCGAACGCAGGCACTCTACCGGACGTGGCGCTGCCGGCCCGAGTTGCTGGAGCGGGCGACGCTCGATGCCGAGGACCGCCGATTGCTGGACGCGTTTCGGCGCGGTGAGAAGCCGGAGTAA
- the rpe gene encoding ribulose-phosphate 3-epimerase, giving the protein MKIAPSILSADFAALADDIARVEAGGADQLHVDVMDGRFVPNLTVGPVVVEAIRKRTRLPLDVHLMIVEPERYLADFVRAGADMVTVHAEATVHLQRTLTQIRELGAQPGVALNPATPATAIEYVLDDLALVLVMSVNPGFGGQSFIPTIYPKIRHVRTLLGARPAEVSVDGGVKVEHAGPLAMHGASILVAGSAIFGSPHPAEVIKAMRSAAGAV; this is encoded by the coding sequence ATGAAGATCGCGCCCTCGATCCTGTCGGCGGACTTCGCCGCTCTCGCCGACGACATCGCGCGCGTCGAGGCGGGCGGGGCCGATCAGCTCCACGTCGACGTGATGGACGGACGGTTCGTCCCGAACCTCACCGTGGGGCCGGTCGTGGTGGAAGCCATCCGTAAGCGCACGCGGCTGCCCCTGGACGTCCACCTGATGATCGTCGAGCCCGAGCGTTACCTCGCGGACTTCGTCCGCGCCGGAGCGGACATGGTCACGGTGCACGCCGAGGCCACGGTTCACCTGCAGCGGACCCTGACCCAGATCCGCGAGCTGGGCGCTCAGCCCGGTGTGGCGCTCAACCCGGCGACGCCGGCCACGGCGATCGAGTACGTGCTCGACGACCTGGCCCTGGTCCTCGTCATGTCGGTGAACCCGGGGTTCGGCGGCCAGAGCTTCATCCCGACCATCTACCCGAAGATCCGCCATGTCCGCACGCTGCTGGGAGCCCGCCCGGCCGAGGTGTCGGTGGACGGCGGCGTGAAAGTCGAGCATGCCGGGCCTCTGGCCATGCACGGAGCGAGCATCCTCGTCGCGGGCTCCGCCATCTTCGGCTCGCCCCATCCGGCGGAGGTCATCAAGGCCATGCGGAGCGCGGCCGGCGCCGTCTAG
- the def gene encoding peptide deformylase, translating to MAVLRVRKYGDPALRRRASEVGEITPEIRKLVDDMVETMYDEVGIGLAAPQVGVSLRLIVIADDASRQVRALVNPVIVDLDGERTAEEGCLSIPGIFAPVSRAVRVRVEARDLDGAPVMLEGRELLARVFQHEIDHLDGVLFIDRLDPMTRDRIKRKIKKEGLAEGSRHNAFAL from the coding sequence ATGGCCGTCTTGAGGGTACGGAAGTACGGTGATCCGGCGCTGCGGCGTCGCGCCAGCGAGGTCGGCGAGATCACTCCCGAGATCCGGAAACTGGTCGACGACATGGTCGAGACCATGTACGACGAGGTGGGGATCGGTCTGGCCGCGCCACAGGTCGGGGTCTCGCTTCGTCTCATCGTCATCGCCGACGACGCGTCCCGTCAGGTGCGGGCGCTGGTGAACCCGGTCATCGTCGACCTCGACGGCGAGCGAACCGCCGAGGAGGGCTGTCTGTCGATCCCCGGCATCTTCGCGCCGGTGAGCCGCGCAGTCCGGGTGCGTGTGGAGGCTCGCGATCTCGACGGGGCGCCGGTGATGCTCGAGGGCCGCGAGCTGCTCGCTCGCGTGTTCCAGCACGAGATCGATCACCTCGACGGCGTCCTCTTCATCGATCGTCTCGATCCCATGACCCGCGACCGGATCAAGCGGAAGATCAAGAAAGAAGGTCTCGCCGAGGGAAGCCGTCACAACGCCTTCGCCCTCTGA
- the rpsP gene encoding 30S ribosomal protein S16: protein MAVSIRLRRTGTTRRPTYRVVVADARSPRDGRFIEVIGHYNPLSDPPTVRIDRAKAQAWISKGAQPSNTVKRLMQRVKEA from the coding sequence GTGGCGGTTTCCATCAGACTGAGACGGACGGGCACCACCAGACGGCCGACATACCGGGTCGTCGTGGCCGACGCGCGCTCGCCGCGCGACGGGCGGTTCATCGAGGTCATCGGACACTACAACCCGCTGTCAGACCCGCCGACGGTGCGGATCGACCGGGCCAAGGCCCAGGCGTGGATCTCCAAGGGCGCCCAGCCGTCGAACACGGTGAAGCGCTTGATGCAGCGAGTCAAGGAGGCCTAG
- the rplS gene encoding 50S ribosomal protein L19 produces MDAIGLVEAGQIKKERDGFEPGDTVRVHVRVVEGEKERTQVFEGVVIRKRGEGAKASFTVRRISYGVGVERTFPLHSPRIERVEPVRRGRVRRSKLYYLRQLAGKAARLREKRVVQIPTTTEP; encoded by the coding sequence ATGGATGCCATTGGGCTGGTGGAGGCAGGGCAGATCAAAAAGGAACGCGACGGCTTCGAGCCTGGCGACACCGTGCGCGTGCACGTCAGGGTCGTGGAGGGCGAGAAGGAGCGGACCCAGGTCTTCGAGGGCGTGGTCATCCGCAAGCGCGGCGAAGGGGCGAAGGCCTCGTTCACCGTCCGTCGCATTTCCTACGGCGTCGGGGTGGAGCGGACGTTTCCCTTGCACTCGCCGCGCATCGAGCGGGTCGAGCCGGTGCGCCGCGGGCGCGTGCGTCGCTCCAAGCTTTACTACCTGCGGCAGCTCGCCGGCAAGGCGGCCCGCCTGCGCGAGAAGCGCGTCGTCCAGATTCCCACCACCACCGAGCCATAA
- the fmt gene encoding methionyl-tRNA formyltransferase, with protein MRVLFYGTPEFALPTLEALLHRHEVVAVVTQPDRPAHRGQRPTPPPVKVRAAAAGVPVVQPARLRDPGWPERLAAFTPDTAVVVAFGQILPRAVLDVPLRGSINVHASLLPRYRGAAPIAWAIMRGETATGITTFLMDEGMDTGPILQQSGPLPIGADETAGELGARLAVLGAELLIDTLARLATLTPIPQRDEDATMAPRLRKSDGHLDWNRPAEELVNVVRGCNPWPGAHTVGPAGRLSIRRARAVRAEAPVPPGTLYEHEGQLVAATGAGGFLPVEVQADNKRPMSWTEYLRGARLSAGARLLGPASVQA; from the coding sequence ATGAGGGTGCTGTTCTACGGGACGCCGGAGTTCGCCCTTCCCACGCTGGAGGCCCTGCTCCATCGCCACGAGGTCGTGGCCGTGGTCACCCAGCCCGATCGGCCCGCCCACCGGGGTCAGCGGCCAACACCGCCGCCGGTGAAGGTCCGGGCCGCCGCCGCCGGAGTGCCGGTGGTCCAGCCCGCGCGGCTTCGCGACCCCGGCTGGCCCGAGCGGCTTGCTGCCTTCACTCCCGACACCGCCGTCGTCGTCGCGTTCGGCCAGATCCTACCGAGGGCCGTGCTGGACGTGCCCCTTCGCGGCTCCATCAACGTCCACGCGTCGTTGCTTCCCCGGTACCGTGGCGCGGCCCCCATCGCGTGGGCCATCATGCGCGGGGAGACCGCGACCGGGATCACCACGTTCTTGATGGACGAGGGGATGGATACCGGACCCATCCTCCAGCAGTCGGGTCCCCTACCGATCGGGGCCGACGAGACCGCGGGTGAGCTGGGCGCCCGGCTCGCCGTGCTGGGAGCCGAGCTGCTGATCGACACGCTGGCCCGGCTGGCCACGCTGACCCCGATCCCCCAGCGGGACGAGGACGCCACGATGGCGCCTCGACTCAGGAAGAGCGACGGCCACCTCGACTGGAATCGCCCCGCCGAGGAGCTCGTCAACGTCGTGCGAGGCTGCAATCCATGGCCGGGGGCCCACACGGTCGGCCCGGCCGGGCGCCTGTCGATCAGGCGAGCGCGAGCGGTCCGGGCTGAAGCCCCCGTCCCCCCGGGCACCCTCTATGAACACGAGGGACAGCTCGTGGCGGCCACCGGGGCGGGTGGCTTCCTGCCCGTCGAGGTGCAGGCGGACAACAAGCGCCCGATGTCCTGGACCGAGTACCTGCGAGGGGCCCGGCTGTCCGCGGGGGCCCGCCTGCTCGGTCCGGCATCCGTTCAGGCGTGA
- the rimM gene encoding ribosome maturation factor RimM (Essential for efficient processing of 16S rRNA) has translation MDRLVAIGEIVRPHGLRGEIRVVPLTDDPRRFENVTDCVVWEPTRDERQPCRITASRRQGNVVLLSLSGYHSPEAVRTLAGRLIAVPVSQARPPGPGRLYPWQLEGCQVLTEDGQEVGRMARVEQSPGHDLWVVDDGGREHLIPAVPEIVIDVDLAARRVLIRPPDGLLDL, from the coding sequence ATGGATCGGTTGGTGGCGATAGGTGAGATCGTGCGGCCGCATGGCCTGCGCGGGGAGATCCGGGTCGTCCCGCTGACGGACGATCCCCGACGGTTCGAGAACGTCACCGACTGCGTCGTCTGGGAGCCCACCCGCGATGAGCGGCAGCCCTGCCGCATCACCGCCTCTCGGCGCCAGGGAAACGTCGTGCTGCTCTCGCTGTCGGGCTACCACTCGCCCGAGGCGGTCCGCACGCTCGCCGGTCGGCTGATCGCCGTTCCGGTGTCCCAGGCGCGGCCCCCCGGTCCCGGCCGCCTCTACCCCTGGCAGCTCGAGGGCTGCCAGGTTCTCACCGAGGACGGTCAGGAGGTGGGGCGCATGGCGCGCGTCGAACAGTCGCCGGGGCACGACCTCTGGGTCGTGGACGACGGCGGACGGGAACACCTGATTCCGGCGGTCCCGGAGATCGTGATCGATGTCGACCTGGCTGCCCGGCGGGTGCTGATCCGGCCCCCCGACGGGCTCCTGGACCTCTGA
- the priA gene encoding primosomal protein N': MTAGARDDVIADVAFDAPLDHPFSYLVPGDFPVAPGQRVLAPLKGVPRMGVIVALREGPAASLKPLLRPVDPQPLIGREQLDLVRWIAEESLASFGSTCLALLPPPATPGAPVLRPRHSGLGEHTAPGESKPRVLVGSGREARLLEFLASGPPALVLTPDVDAAARWAQRLGKLGHAVRLDSSAGDVDRAAAWTAAAGGAAAFVVGTRGALLAPLPPGARLVVIDEHEAGHKPPGHPRMHTRDAALERAARQRLQGVLTAATPSVEMWWRASAGQARVDGSPPGPWPLVTIADTRGIARREALTPALSRAIREALAAGRRVFLGISRLTSMLGCDECGAILKCETCAIALAYSPAGRTLACRLCGAQASLPEACPTCRGRRLAPFGWGAERVEHAVRRRFSRARIARYDPEAGRGRRGEAQREAASAADIVIGTRGALRLFGPASLGLAGFVSPDQMLGIPDFRAAERSLGMLWAAAERVRADGALIIQSQNPEHYALQAVARQDLNLFYTPELRFRAELGYPPFRRLAIITMSGLGSAAAEQAIQTMGTALAGGPGLILYPATSDRRNRARRLVVKGGPDLPRQLATALRQVRAARGSRGRGIIDVEVDPVEWPS, from the coding sequence ATGACCGCCGGCGCTCGCGATGATGTGATCGCCGACGTCGCCTTCGACGCACCGCTCGACCATCCGTTCTCGTATCTCGTACCCGGGGACTTCCCGGTCGCGCCGGGCCAGCGGGTGCTGGCCCCTCTCAAGGGCGTCCCCCGCATGGGCGTGATCGTCGCGCTGCGGGAAGGCCCGGCCGCTTCCCTCAAGCCCCTGCTGCGGCCGGTCGATCCGCAGCCGCTGATCGGCCGCGAGCAGCTGGACCTGGTCCGCTGGATCGCCGAGGAGAGCCTGGCCAGCTTCGGATCGACCTGCCTGGCCCTGCTGCCGCCGCCGGCCACGCCGGGAGCCCCGGTCCTGCGACCGCGGCACTCCGGCCTCGGCGAGCACACCGCCCCGGGCGAGAGCAAGCCGCGCGTGCTGGTCGGGTCGGGACGCGAGGCGCGGCTCCTCGAGTTCCTGGCCTCCGGCCCGCCGGCCCTCGTGCTGACGCCCGACGTCGACGCCGCCGCGCGGTGGGCGCAGCGGCTCGGCAAGCTGGGGCACGCCGTCCGCCTGGACTCCAGCGCAGGGGATGTCGACCGTGCCGCCGCGTGGACCGCGGCGGCCGGCGGAGCAGCGGCGTTCGTCGTCGGCACCCGCGGGGCGCTCCTGGCGCCCCTACCGCCAGGCGCACGGCTGGTGGTCATCGACGAGCACGAGGCCGGGCACAAGCCACCGGGGCACCCCCGCATGCACACGCGCGACGCCGCGCTGGAGCGGGCGGCGCGCCAGAGGTTGCAGGGAGTCCTCACGGCCGCCACGCCCAGCGTCGAGATGTGGTGGCGGGCCAGCGCGGGACAGGCTCGGGTGGATGGTTCACCGCCCGGCCCCTGGCCGCTCGTGACCATCGCCGACACCCGGGGCATCGCCCGACGGGAAGCGCTCACGCCTGCGTTGAGCCGGGCCATCAGGGAAGCGCTGGCCGCCGGGCGCCGGGTCTTCCTGGGCATCAGCCGGCTCACTTCCATGCTGGGCTGCGACGAGTGCGGGGCGATTCTCAAGTGCGAGACGTGCGCGATCGCGCTGGCCTACTCGCCGGCCGGCCGAACCCTCGCTTGCCGGCTCTGCGGCGCCCAGGCCTCGCTGCCCGAGGCATGCCCGACGTGCCGTGGGCGCCGGCTAGCGCCGTTCGGTTGGGGGGCGGAACGCGTGGAGCACGCCGTGCGCCGGCGCTTCAGCCGGGCTCGAATCGCCCGTTACGACCCCGAGGCGGGCCGCGGCCGACGCGGCGAGGCGCAACGCGAAGCCGCCTCCGCGGCCGACATCGTCATCGGCACCCGGGGAGCTCTGCGCCTGTTCGGCCCCGCCTCGCTCGGCCTCGCCGGGTTCGTGTCACCCGACCAGATGCTCGGCATCCCCGATTTTCGCGCCGCCGAACGGAGCCTCGGCATGCTGTGGGCGGCGGCGGAGCGGGTGCGCGCCGACGGCGCGCTGATCATCCAGTCCCAGAACCCCGAGCACTACGCGCTCCAGGCGGTGGCCAGGCAGGATCTGAACCTGTTCTACACGCCCGAGCTCCGCTTCCGCGCCGAGCTCGGGTATCCCCCGTTTCGCCGGCTGGCCATCATCACGATGAGCGGGCTGGGATCGGCGGCCGCTGAGCAAGCCATCCAGACGATGGGGACCGCGCTGGCCGGCGGGCCGGGACTCATCCTCTACCCGGCAACCAGCGACCGACGCAATCGGGCGCGCCGGCTGGTGGTCAAGGGCGGACCCGATCTTCCGCGTCAGCTGGCGACGGCGCTGCGACAGGTGCGCGCGGCGCGGGGCTCGCGCGGCCGCGGTATCATAGATGTCGAGGTGGATCCGGTCGAATGGCCGTCTTGA
- a CDS encoding uracil-DNA glycosylase, with amino-acid sequence MLEDPRATLADALGVVSETLRHHRNLGMTHLPLTGDYLLSPDEALRAQERALQGCRRCKLCEGRTTIVFGAGHPRAELVVIGEGPGADEDVQGKPFVGRAGQLLTRMLESVQLSRDEVFITNAVKCRPPGNRNPEPEELAACAPVLSAQLGSLQPKVVIALGSVAAQALLRTREAIGKLRGRPHPFGTAVLIPTFHPAFLLRNPGQEYKRMAWEDLKLAKREYDRRRSR; translated from the coding sequence ATGCTTGAGGATCCCCGGGCCACGCTGGCCGACGCGCTCGGTGTGGTCAGTGAGACGCTTCGCCATCATCGGAACCTGGGCATGACACACCTGCCGCTGACCGGCGATTATCTGCTGTCTCCCGACGAAGCGCTGCGGGCTCAGGAACGGGCGCTCCAGGGGTGCCGTCGGTGCAAGCTCTGCGAAGGGCGGACGACCATCGTTTTCGGGGCCGGCCATCCCCGGGCCGAGCTCGTCGTGATCGGGGAAGGCCCCGGCGCGGACGAGGACGTCCAGGGCAAGCCCTTCGTGGGCCGCGCCGGGCAGCTCCTCACCAGGATGCTGGAGTCGGTGCAGCTGTCCCGCGACGAAGTCTTCATCACGAATGCCGTCAAGTGTCGCCCCCCGGGGAACCGCAATCCGGAGCCGGAGGAGCTGGCCGCCTGCGCCCCTGTGCTGAGCGCTCAGCTGGGCTCCCTGCAGCCCAAGGTCGTCATCGCCCTGGGCAGCGTGGCCGCGCAGGCCTTACTGCGCACTCGCGAGGCCATCGGCAAGCTTCGCGGCCGGCCGCACCCGTTCGGGACGGCAGTGCTGATCCCCACCTTCCATCCCGCGTTCCTCCTCCGGAACCCCGGCCAGGAGTACAAGCGCATGGCCTGGGAGGATCTGAAGCTCGCCAAACGGGAGTATGACCGCCGGCGCTCGCGATGA
- a CDS encoding ribonuclease HII: MTPPPTAPYRYEGQAWRDGALRVAGVDEAGRAPLAGPVVAAAVIIAPDRRIRRLADSKLLRPEQREELFAVIHERALAVGVGIVDHVTIDRVNILEATRLAMVQAVKELAVAPDFVLTDFVALPGLPCPQRNLVDADARCASVAAASIVAKVTRDRLMVDLDKQFPGYGFAVHKGYPTAAHLAALDRFGPCLVHRRTFAGVWRQWELFPRPHA, from the coding sequence GTGACGCCGCCCCCGACGGCGCCGTATCGCTACGAGGGCCAGGCCTGGCGGGACGGAGCGTTGCGGGTGGCCGGCGTCGACGAAGCGGGCCGCGCGCCGCTGGCCGGGCCCGTCGTGGCGGCCGCCGTCATCATCGCACCGGATCGGCGAATTCGCCGGCTCGCCGATTCCAAACTCCTCCGGCCCGAGCAGCGTGAGGAGTTGTTCGCGGTGATCCACGAGCGCGCCCTCGCCGTGGGGGTGGGCATCGTCGACCACGTGACGATCGATAGAGTGAACATCCTCGAGGCGACGCGTCTGGCCATGGTCCAGGCCGTCAAGGAGCTGGCCGTCGCCCCCGACTTCGTCCTCACCGACTTCGTCGCCCTGCCCGGCCTGCCCTGTCCCCAGCGCAACCTGGTGGACGCCGACGCCCGTTGCGCCAGCGTGGCCGCGGCCTCCATCGTCGCCAAAGTGACTCGCGACCGGCTCATGGTAGACCTCGACAAGCAGTTCCCCGGCTACGGATTCGCCGTTCACAAGGGCTATCCGACAGCCGCGCACCTGGCCGCGCTCGACCGCTTCGGTCCCTGCCTCGTGCACCGCCGCACCTTCGCCGGCGTGTGGAGGCAGTGGGAGCTATTCCCCCGGCCGCACGCCT
- the ffh gene encoding signal recognition particle protein gives MFDSLSSRLQRVLEGLGGRGRLTEDNIQEALREVRLALLEADVNFKVVRGFIERVKSRAVGQDVLTSLTPAQQVVKVVHEELVELLGGSDHRLASAPHPPTIIMLLGLQGSGKTTTAGKLARLYTRQGQHPLLAAADIYRPAAIEQLRTLGQQLGVPVVGETGQSPLEICTAARDEAAARGLTPLILDTAGRLHIDEPMLDELRGIRAAIKPHHVLLVVDAMTGQDAVTVADRFNQAVGIDAVVLTKMDGDSRGGAALSVRHVIGRPIAFVGVGEKTDALEPFHPDRVASRILGMGDVLSLVEKAQEAVDQKTAEALVRRLREDTFTLEDFRQQLTQVRQLGSLDQILGMLPFGKKLLRGAPQGLDAEQNDLRRFDAIIGSMTPAERRHPEIINGSRRHRIARGSGTSVQDVNRLLKQFAELRRMMKQLKGLEGKMPRMKLPGFPTLRG, from the coding sequence ATGTTCGACTCCCTGAGCTCGCGACTGCAACGCGTCCTGGAAGGTCTCGGGGGCCGCGGCCGCCTGACCGAAGACAACATCCAGGAAGCCCTCCGCGAAGTGCGCCTGGCCCTGCTCGAGGCCGACGTCAACTTCAAAGTGGTGCGCGGCTTCATCGAGCGCGTGAAGTCCCGGGCAGTCGGCCAGGACGTTCTGACGTCGCTGACGCCCGCGCAGCAGGTGGTGAAGGTCGTCCACGAGGAACTGGTCGAGCTCCTGGGTGGCAGCGACCACCGTCTGGCCTCCGCGCCCCACCCGCCCACGATCATTATGCTGCTGGGCCTGCAGGGTTCGGGCAAGACCACGACGGCGGGCAAGCTGGCGCGTCTCTATACCAGGCAGGGGCAACACCCCCTGCTGGCCGCCGCCGACATCTACCGTCCGGCGGCCATCGAGCAGCTTCGTACGCTCGGTCAGCAGCTCGGCGTGCCCGTCGTCGGCGAGACCGGACAGTCTCCGCTGGAGATCTGCACGGCGGCGCGTGACGAGGCGGCCGCCCGCGGACTCACCCCGCTCATCCTGGATACCGCCGGCCGGTTGCACATCGACGAGCCGATGCTGGACGAGCTGCGAGGGATCCGGGCCGCGATCAAGCCTCATCACGTCCTGCTGGTGGTGGACGCCATGACCGGGCAGGACGCGGTGACGGTGGCCGACCGGTTCAATCAGGCGGTGGGCATCGACGCCGTGGTGCTGACCAAGATGGACGGCGACTCGCGGGGCGGCGCCGCCCTCAGTGTGCGCCACGTGATCGGCCGGCCGATCGCCTTCGTCGGCGTCGGGGAAAAAACCGACGCCCTGGAGCCGTTCCATCCCGACCGGGTGGCCTCCCGCATTCTGGGCATGGGCGACGTGCTGTCTCTGGTGGAAAAGGCGCAGGAGGCGGTCGACCAGAAAACCGCCGAGGCGCTGGTCCGCCGGCTGCGCGAGGACACCTTCACGCTGGAGGACTTCCGCCAGCAGCTCACGCAGGTCCGCCAGCTCGGCTCGCTCGACCAGATCCTGGGGATGCTGCCCTTCGGCAAGAAGCTGCTGCGCGGCGCGCCCCAGGGGCTCGATGCCGAACAGAACGACCTCCGACGCTTCGACGCCATCATCGGATCGATGACGCCGGCCGAGCGGCGACATCCCGAGATCATCAACGGCAGCCGCCGGCACCGGATCGCCCGCGGCAGCGGGACGAGCGTGCAGGATGTGAATCGGCTGCTCAAGCAGTTCGCGGAGCTGCGCCGGATGATGAAGCAGCTCAAGGGGCTGGAAGGAAAGATGCCCCGCATGAAGCTTCCGGGCTTTCCCACATTGAGGGGGTGA